The Mailhella massiliensis genome segment CCCCATGGCTGTGAAATACGGTCAGGGAGGCATACCAAAGCGCGGGATGGTCGGGGGACGGTGTGGCAGCGTCAGGCTGGCCGATGTTACCAGTAGCGGTGCGGCGGAGGGGGCGGAGGACGGTGCTCGTGAGGATGAGGTTTTTTGCGGGGCTTGCGGTGGCCGGGCGGCGGAGGAGGCGGGGGCGCAACACAGCCGGCAAGCGACACGGCGGCCATGCCGCCCGTCAGCACAGTCGTCAGTCTGAGGAGAAAAGAACGTCTGGTCATCACTACCTCTTCAGTGAAAGCGGTTGATTCTGCGGAACTATGTTCGGGCTTAGGTTCAGGACTCATTAAATATAAAAGATGACAATGGCAGCGAGACAAATAGCCGAAAAGAACGTGTGGGCACAACGGTCATAACGCATGGCTATTCTGCGCCAATCCTTGAGTCGGCCGAACATGATTTCTATCTTGTGCCGCTGCTTATAAACCTCCTTGTCATAGGCCACCGGAGTTTTCCGGCTGTGTCTGCCGGGAATACACGGCGTGATTCCTTTACGGGACAAGGCATGACGAAACCAGTCGGCATCATAGCCTCTATCCGCCAGAAGCTCCCCGGCCTGCGGCAGAGTATCAAGCAGGACAGCAGCGCCTTTGTAGTCGCTCACCTGACCGCCGGACAGATGGAAGGCCAACGGTTGACCGAAGGCATTGCAGACAGCGTGGAGTTTTGAATTCAGGCCGCCTTTTGTGCGTCCGATACATCGGGAAAGGCCCCTTTTTTCAGCAAACTTGCTGCTGTCCTGTGTGCCTTGAGATGTGTGGCATCAATCATCAAGCGTGTTGTGGAGCCGTTTTGCTCAACAAGCTCCGCAAAAATCCTGTTAAAGACACCCAATCGGCTCCAGCGGATAAAACGATTGTAGAGAGTTTTGTATGGTCCATACTCGCGCGGAGCATCTTTCCATTGCAGGCCGTGCTTGATGACATAGATAATGCCGCTGACGACACGCCTGTCATCGACTCTCGGAATGCCATGGGAACGAGGAAAGTAGCGTTTGATACGAGCAATCTGTTCATGAGAAAGATAAAAAAGTTCCTTCANAATCCTGTTAAAGACACCCAATCGGCTCCAGCGGATAAAACGATTGTAGAGAGTTTTGTATGGTCCATACTCGCGCGGAGCATCTTTCCATTGCAGGCCGTGCTTGATGACATAGATAATGCCGCTGACGACACGCCTGTCATCGACTCTCGGAATGCCATGGGAACGAGGAAAGTAGCGTTTGATACGAGCAATCTGTTCATGAGAAAGATAAAAAAGTTCCTTCATGGCATCCTCCCTATGCCGACAATAAGAACTTTTTACCCTTTTGGCAATTAATGAGTCCTGAGCCTAGCACAGATGTGAAGCTTGTCAATCGGTTCAGGGCGGAAGGTCCTCCCGCCTTTTCCCTGAAGCGGGGACGGGCTCTGCGCGCTTTTCAGAAACAGGCTCGCGCCGTGTTCCGTACGCTTTTCTCTGTGGACCTGCATGAGGCAAAGGCCGGACTGGTCATGCAGGGAAAAGGTGCAGAACGCGCGCTAGCAGAAAAGAAGCCCCTTTTCCTGCCAGAGGAGAAGGAGCTTCTTTTTTATTCCGGTTTGTCGTCGTAGGTGCCTTCCACGGCGTGGATGAGGTCCACGACGAGGGAATTGTAGGGGGTGGGCACGCCGTAAAGCTTGGCCTGTTCCACCACGGCGCCGTTGATCTTGTCGATTTCCGTTTTGCGGCGGTTCTTGCGGTCCTGATACATGCTGGCGTAGCCGTTGGGAACGGCTTCGCAGACCTTGCGCACGCTTTCCAGTGCCTCGCGGCGGTCGAAATAGGTGCCGTCGGCCTCCGCCACCATAACGCCTTCATAGATGATGCGTCTTGCGAAATCCCAGGCGTATTTGTTTTCTATCATGTACCCGATGCGGCATTCCAGCAGCGCGGAGAGCGTATTGATGGACATGTTCACGAAGAGCTTGCTCCAGATGATGCGCTGGATGTCGTCGCTGACGGTGACCTCAAAGCCGCAGTCTTCAAGAATGGCCGCCACCTTCCGGTCCTTGTCGCTGTCCTTGGCCATGGTGCCCAGAGTGGTTTCGCCGCTGCCGGTATGGCGGCAGGCGGCGGGGCCCGCGCCGACGCTGTTATGCTTGCTCGTACCGATGACGATGTTCTCCTTCGGCACGAAATGGGCGATGTCGCGGTCGTTTCCCGCGCCGTTCTGAAGCGTCATGACCAGAGTGTCGGGGCCGATGAGTCCCTGATTGGCTTCTATGGCGGCATAGGTGGCGGTGGATTTGACGAATACCACCAGAAGATCGGCAGGTTCGGAGCAGGTGCCGGAAAGGGCGGCCTTCATGGCGTAGTGATGGTCCGTGCCGTCCATTTCCGTGATGGTGACGCCCTTGGCGTTGATGGCCTCCACCTGCGGCGCGTAGGTGTCGACAAGAAGAACATCGTACTTTTTCGAAAGGTAGCAGCCGTACAGGCATCCCATGGCTCCGGCGCCGAGAACCGCAATTTTCATATAAAAAACCTCCATAAAGAACAGGCGGATATGTTGCCGCAGCCAGCATAGCAGAAAGCGCAGGCAGGGAAAAGCCGGCCGTGGAGGGGGAAAAAGGCCCGTGAAGTCTCCCTCGCCGGGGCAAGGCATGGTT includes the following:
- a CDS encoding IS5 family transposase (programmed frameshift), whose translation is MKELFYLSHEQIARIKRYFPRSHGIPRVDDRRVVSGIIYVIKHGLQWKDAPREYGPYKTLYNRFIRWSRLGVFNRIFAELVEQNGSTTRLMIDATHLKAHRTAASLLKKGAFSRCIGRTKGGLNSKLHAVCNAFGQPLAFHLSGGQVSDYKGAAVLLDTLPQAGELLADRGYDADWFRHALSRKGITPCIPGRHSRKTPVAYDKEVYKQRHKIEIMFGRLKDWRRIAMRYDRCAHTFFSAICLAAIVIFYI
- a CDS encoding ketopantoate reductase family protein, with the protein product MKIAVLGAGAMGCLYGCYLSKKYDVLLVDTYAPQVEAINAKGVTITEMDGTDHHYAMKAALSGTCSEPADLLVVFVKSTATYAAIEANQGLIGPDTLVMTLQNGAGNDRDIAHFVPKENIVIGTSKHNSVGAGPAACRHTGSGETTLGTMAKDSDKDRKVAAILEDCGFEVTVSDDIQRIIWSKLFVNMSINTLSALLECRIGYMIENKYAWDFARRIIYEGVMVAEADGTYFDRREALESVRKVCEAVPNGYASMYQDRKNRRKTEIDKINGAVVEQAKLYGVPTPYNSLVVDLIHAVEGTYDDKPE